One region of Asterias rubens chromosome 5, eAstRub1.3, whole genome shotgun sequence genomic DNA includes:
- the LOC117290704 gene encoding retinol dehydrogenase 13-like, translating to MACLSAIIKWVLPILVALYGVYYWQFIGSRRYFNSDVVLDGKTVIVTGGNSGIGKATALDLAKRGARVILACRNLQKAEDVAKEIKSSTGNSEVVVRHLDLSSLQSVRKFAQQIIETEDRLDILINNAGVPAVKEGSVTKENFDFVFGTNHFGHFLLTNLLLDLVKKSALKRVVTVSSLAHAYAPEPNMTREDPNVANFLYPHLEKYPSSKLANVLFARELAKREKASGLISTSNHPGAIYTPIWKTSMNRSPIRGAMYYVFSPFFWLFFIDETAGAQTTLHCALDESVAELSGKYFDNSAEYEPSPFAQDDELAKELWAVSCEATGLKC from the exons ATGGCCTGCCTATCCGCTATCATCAAGTGGGTGCTGCCGATTTTGGTAGCGTTGTACGGGGTTTATTATTGGCAGTTTATTGGTAGTAGACGGTACTTCAACAGCGATGTGGTACTTGACGGGAAAACGGTGATCGTAACAG GAGGTAACTCCGGCATCGGCAAGGCGACAGCTTTGGACTTGGCCAAGCGTGGAGCTCGGGTCATCCTCGCCTGTCGCAATCTACAGAAGGCCGAAGACGTAGCGAAGGAAATCAAGAGTAGTACGGGTAACTCGGAGGTTGTGGTCCGTCATCTCGATCTGTCCAGCTTGCAGTCGGTCAGAAAGTTCGCCCAACAGATTATTGAAACTGAAGACAGACTAGATATACTAATTAATAATGCAG GTGTTCCTGCCGTGAAAGAAGGCTCTGTTACCAaagaaaattttgattttgtcttcggCACCAACCACTTCGGTCACTTTCTCCTCACAAATCTCCTCCTGGACTTAGTGAAGAAAAGCGCCCTCAAACGGGTCGTTACTGTATCATCTTTGGCTCACGCATATGCCCCAGAGCCGAACATGACCCGAGAAGACCCAAATGTAGCGAACTTCCTGTATCCACATCTTGAGAAGTACCCGAGTAGCAAACTCGCGAATGTCCTCTTTGCCCGAGAGTTGGCGAAACGAGAGAAGGCTAGTGGGCTAATTTCCACCTCAAACCACCCAGGGGCAATTTATACACCGATTTGGAAAACCAGCATGAACAGATCGCCTATAAGGGGTGCAATGTACTATGTGTTTTCTCCATTTTTCTG gTTGTTCTTCATCGACGAGACGGCTGGAGCGCAGACTACGCTCCATTGCGCTCTGGATGAATCGGTGGCTGAACTCTCCGGGAAGTACTTTGATAACTCTGCAGAGTATGAACCGTCACCATTCGCTCAAGACGACGAGCTCGCCAAGGAGTTATGGGCAGTCAGTTGTGAAGCCACTGGTCTTAAATGTTGA
- the LOC117290703 gene encoding retinol dehydrogenase 13-like has protein sequence MACLSAIIKWVLPILVALYGVYYWQFIASRRYFTSDVVLDGKTVIVTGANSGIGRVTALDLAKRGARVILACRNLQKAEDVAKDIKSSTGNSEVVVRHLDLSSLQSVREFAQQIIETEDRLDILINNAGVAAAAMKAGAVTKDNFDFVFGTNHFGHFLLTNLLLDLLKKSALKRVVTVSSLAHERAPQPNMTREDPSVANFLYPHLENYPLSKLANVLFARELARREKASGLISTSLHPGAIFTPIWKTIVDHRSPIRGVMYYMFSPLMWMLFIDETAGAQTTLHCALDESVAEFSGKYFDNCAEYEPSTFAQDDELAKELWTVSCEATGLKC, from the exons ATGGCCTGCCTGTCCGCTATCATCAAGTGGGTGCTGCCGATTTTGGTAGCGTTGTACGGGGTTTATTATTGGCAGTTTATTGCTAGTAGACGGTATTTCACCAGCGATGTGGTACTCGACGGGAAGACGGTGATCGTAACAG GAGCCAACTCTGGTATCGGTCGGGTGACGGCATTGGACTTGGCCAAGCGAGGAGCTCGGGTCATCCTCGCCTGTCGCAATCTACAGAAGGCTGAAGACGTAGCGAAGGATATCAAGAGTAGTACGGGTAACTCGGAGGTTGTGGTCCGTCATCTCGATTTGTCCAGCTTGCAGTCGGTCAGAGAGTTCGCCCAACAGATCATTGAAACAGAAGACAGGCTAGATATACTAATTAATAATGCAG gtgttgctgctgctgccaTGAAAGCAGGCGCTGTTACCAAGgacaattttgattttgtcttcggCACCAACCACTTCGGTCACTTTCTCCTCACAAATCTCCTCCTGGACTTACTGAAGAAAAGCGCCCTCAAGCGGGTCGTTACTGTATCATCCCTAGCTCATGAACGCGCCCCACAGCCGAACATGACCCGAGAAGACCCGAGTGTAGCGAACTTCCTGTATCCACATCTTGAGAATTACCCACTTAGCAAACTCGCGAATGTCCTCTTTGCCAGAGAGTTGGCGAGACGAGAGAAGGCTAGCGGGCTGATTTCCACCTCTCTCCATCCAGGGGCAATTTTTACCCCGATTTGGAAAACAATTGTGGACCACAGATCGCCTATACGGGGCGTAATGTACTATATGTTTTCTCCATTAATGTG GATGCTATTTATCGACGAGACGGCTGGAGCGCAGACTACGCTCCATTGCGCTCTGGACGAATCGGTGGCTGAATTCTCCGGGAAGTACTTTGATAACTGCGCGGAGTATGAACCATCGACATTCGCTCAAGACGACGAGCTCGCCAAGGAGTTATGGACAGTCAGTTGTGAGGCTACTGGTCTAAAATGTTGA